From Deltaproteobacteria bacterium, one genomic window encodes:
- the gyrA gene encoding DNA gyrase subunit A translates to MAQEQRPVYIEDEMKKSYLDYAMSVIIGRALPDVRDGLKPVHRRILYAMHEMGVEWNKPYKKSARVVGDVIGKYHPHGDSAVYDAITRMVQDFSLRYPLIDGQGNFGSIDGDPPAAMRYTEVRMAKLASELLKDIEKETVDFQPNYDESLKEPVVLPAAFPCLLVNGSSGIAVGMATNMPPHNLSEIIDALIYIIGKPEATVKELMQLVPGPDFPTAGFISGRKGIRDAYETGRGVLQLRAKASIEKNPRTGRQAIVITEIPYQVNKSKLIESIAELVREKKVEGISDVRDESDREGMRIVVELKKDEVAEVILNNLYHHTQMKTSFGIINLAIVDGQPRVLPLGQLLKEFVRFRKEVVARRTVFELRKARERAHILEGLKIALDNLDAVIKLIRASKSPQEAKSGLVKNFKLSDIQAQAILDMRLQRLTALERDKIIEEYREILKLIKMLEERLASEKLLMAVVVDELKDIRERFGSERRTQIVDEAGEITLEDIIAEEDMVVTITSGGYIKRNPTSLFKIQKRGGKGKTGMTTKEEDFVSNLFIASTHSYILFFTDKGKAYSLKVYDIPQAGRAAKGKAIVNILNIAQGEHITAFLPVREFREGNFITMATAHGVIKKSDLMSFSHIRSGGLIAVSLDEGDSLIAARLTDGKTDLFLGTRLGQAIRFHEDEVREMGRQARGVKGIKLDEGDRVVSMETVEENSTVLTVTENGHGKRTEFAEYRGQGRGGSGLINIKITEKNGPVAGIVKVTDADELMISTSSGKIIRIAMKDVPVIGRNTQGVKLMDIEKGEHISGMAPIAEKDDSGEAEEE, encoded by the coding sequence ATGGCACAGGAACAGAGACCGGTCTATATAGAAGACGAGATGAAAAAGTCCTACCTGGACTACGCCATGTCGGTCATCATCGGCAGGGCGTTGCCCGACGTGAGGGACGGCTTGAAGCCGGTCCACAGGAGGATACTCTACGCCATGCACGAGATGGGGGTAGAGTGGAACAAGCCCTACAAGAAGTCCGCCCGCGTGGTCGGAGACGTGATAGGTAAGTACCACCCCCACGGAGATTCCGCGGTCTACGACGCCATCACAAGGATGGTGCAGGACTTCTCGCTCCGGTACCCGCTCATAGACGGCCAGGGTAACTTCGGCTCCATAGACGGCGACCCGCCCGCGGCCATGAGGTACACGGAAGTCAGGATGGCGAAGCTCGCGAGCGAGCTCCTGAAGGACATCGAGAAGGAGACGGTCGATTTTCAGCCGAACTATGACGAGTCCTTGAAGGAACCGGTCGTCCTCCCGGCGGCCTTCCCCTGCCTCCTTGTGAACGGCTCATCCGGCATAGCGGTCGGCATGGCGACCAACATGCCGCCCCACAACCTCTCCGAGATAATCGACGCGCTCATATACATAATCGGCAAGCCCGAGGCGACGGTCAAGGAGCTCATGCAGCTCGTCCCGGGGCCGGACTTCCCGACCGCCGGGTTCATAAGCGGCAGGAAAGGCATAAGGGACGCCTACGAGACCGGCAGGGGGGTGCTGCAGCTACGCGCCAAGGCGAGCATTGAGAAGAACCCCCGGACAGGCCGCCAGGCGATAGTCATAACCGAAATACCGTACCAGGTCAACAAGTCCAAGCTCATAGAGAGCATCGCCGAGCTCGTGCGCGAAAAGAAGGTGGAGGGCATCTCGGACGTCCGGGACGAGAGCGACCGCGAGGGCATGAGGATCGTGGTGGAATTGAAGAAGGACGAGGTCGCCGAGGTGATCCTCAATAACCTCTACCACCACACCCAGATGAAGACCTCCTTCGGCATAATAAACCTCGCGATAGTCGACGGCCAGCCCAGGGTGCTCCCCCTCGGGCAGCTACTTAAGGAGTTCGTCCGGTTCAGGAAAGAGGTGGTCGCGAGAAGGACCGTCTTCGAGCTAAGGAAGGCGAGGGAGAGGGCCCACATATTGGAGGGCCTGAAAATAGCCCTCGACAACCTGGACGCGGTCATAAAGCTCATACGCGCCTCGAAGAGCCCGCAGGAGGCCAAGTCCGGCCTCGTAAAGAATTTCAAGCTCTCGGATATACAGGCCCAGGCCATCCTGGACATGAGGCTCCAGAGGCTCACGGCCCTCGAGAGGGACAAGATAATCGAGGAGTACCGGGAGATCCTTAAGCTCATAAAGATGCTCGAAGAGAGGCTCGCCAGCGAAAAGCTCCTGATGGCCGTGGTCGTTGATGAATTGAAGGACATAAGGGAGCGGTTCGGAAGCGAGCGAAGGACCCAGATAGTCGACGAGGCCGGGGAGATAACTCTCGAAGACATCATCGCCGAAGAGGACATGGTAGTCACCATAACGAGCGGCGGCTACATAAAGAGGAACCCCACCAGCCTCTTCAAAATTCAGAAACGGGGCGGCAAAGGGAAGACCGGCATGACCACCAAGGAAGAGGATTTTGTCTCGAACCTCTTCATAGCCTCGACCCACAGCTATATCCTCTTCTTTACGGACAAGGGCAAGGCCTACTCGCTCAAGGTCTATGACATACCGCAGGCCGGGAGGGCCGCCAAGGGCAAGGCCATTGTAAACATCCTGAACATCGCCCAGGGCGAGCACATAACCGCCTTCCTCCCTGTCCGCGAGTTCAGGGAAGGCAACTTCATTACCATGGCTACCGCCCACGGGGTCATCAAGAAATCCGACCTCATGAGCTTCTCCCACATACGCTCGGGCGGGCTCATAGCCGTGAGCCTCGACGAGGGCGACAGCCTCATTGCCGCCCGCCTGACCGACGGGAAGACGGACCTCTTCCTGGGGACACGCCTCGGCCAGGCCATAAGGTTCCACGAGGATGAAGTGAGGGAGATGGGGCGCCAGGCCAGGGGCGTAAAGGGCATTAAGCTCGACGAGGGCGACCGCGTAGTCTCCATGGAGACGGTCGAGGAGAACTCGACCGTGCTTACCGTCACCGAGAACGGTCACGGCAAGAGGACGGAGTTTGCCGAGTACCGGGGCCAGGGAAGGGGCGGAAGCGGCCTCATAAACATCAAGATAACAGAGAAGAACGGGCCTGTTGCCGGCATAGTCAAGGTAACGGACGCGGACGAACTGATGATTTCCACGAGCTCCGGGAAGATCATCAGGATAGCCATGAAGGACGTCCCGGTCATAGGCAGGAACACCCAGGGCGTCAAGCTCATGGACATAGAAAAAGGCGAGCACATATCCGGAATGGCCCCCATAGCCGAAAAGGACGATTCCGGCGAGGCGGAAGAGGAGTGA
- the ppdK gene encoding pyruvate, phosphate dikinase: MAKKYVYFFGGGKAEGRGDMKDLLGGKGAGLAEMTNIGLPVPAGFTITTEVCDYFYKNDRKYPQGFHIELEKNIKRLERLTGKKVGDPEDPLLVSVRSGAARSMPGMMETILNLGLNDSSVEGLAKKTGNRRFALDAYRRFITMYGSTAMGVPRHRFDYEFDDIKERKTRLRLHIPRSRPVLDTDVNEQELEELIPRLKKVYEEHTKKPFPQESKAQLEGAINAVIGSWMAEKAVTYRRVEKINGLLGTAVNIVQMVFGNMGENSGTGVCFTREPNTGDNIFYGDLLMNAQGEDVVAGIRTPLHLSDLQKRMPKVYKELLEVRKKLERHYKDMQDIEFTIETGKLYILQTRAGKRSPMAAFRIAVDMVKEKLITKKDAILRISDKDIEGLFYPVIDPKIPIETLQQNLFATGIAAVPGAATGSIVFTAKDAEDRTAEGKAVILVRKETSPEDVGGMHAAKGILTATGGKTSHAAVVARGWGKCCIVGCEDLNIDYNAKTVTVGRTVLKEGDHITINGSTGEVFKASMNLIKPELPEAYHTLMRWADETRSLKVRTNVDTPYDAENAIRLGAEGIGLCRTEHMFFDTEERRLAIQRMIISEDQKTRKKSLYELLPFQRKDFVGIFRAMDGKPVTIRLIDPPLHEFVPHTESEQKQLANKLKVPFHQVKRRIERLHEANPMLGHRGSRLLITYREILDMQVRAIIEAACDCKRKRIKVFPEIMLPLIIDAKELQILAARAREIASDVMREQEITVEFLIGTMIEVPRAALLADQIAEQADFFSFGTNDLTQMTLGMSRDDAGRFLPDYIDEKKTGILKGDPFQSIDQDGVGFLIKLAIMKGRAKKEKLKIGICGEHGGDPDSVRFCHLNYFDYVSCSPFRVPIARLAAAQAEIRHPMPAKGKRQVTMKIVG, encoded by the coding sequence ATGGCCAAGAAATACGTCTACTTTTTCGGCGGCGGAAAGGCCGAAGGCAGGGGGGACATGAAGGACCTCCTCGGAGGCAAGGGCGCCGGTCTCGCGGAGATGACGAACATCGGTCTACCCGTGCCTGCCGGCTTCACCATCACCACCGAAGTCTGCGATTATTTCTACAAGAACGACCGGAAATACCCCCAGGGCTTCCATATTGAGCTCGAAAAGAACATAAAGAGGCTTGAGAGGCTCACCGGCAAGAAGGTCGGCGACCCGGAGGACCCGCTCCTCGTTTCCGTCCGCTCGGGCGCGGCAAGGTCCATGCCCGGCATGATGGAGACAATCCTCAACCTCGGCCTTAACGACTCCTCGGTCGAAGGGCTCGCAAAGAAAACGGGGAACAGGAGGTTCGCCCTCGACGCCTACAGGCGCTTCATAACCATGTACGGCTCTACGGCGATGGGGGTGCCGAGGCACAGGTTCGATTACGAGTTCGACGACATAAAGGAGAGGAAGACCAGGCTCAGGCTCCACATACCCAGGTCCCGCCCGGTGCTCGATACCGACGTAAACGAGCAGGAACTGGAAGAGCTCATACCGCGCCTGAAGAAGGTCTACGAGGAGCACACGAAAAAGCCCTTCCCGCAGGAATCAAAGGCGCAGCTCGAGGGCGCGATAAACGCCGTCATCGGCTCGTGGATGGCGGAAAAGGCAGTTACATACAGGAGGGTCGAGAAGATAAACGGCCTGCTTGGGACCGCCGTGAACATCGTCCAGATGGTCTTCGGCAACATGGGCGAGAATTCGGGCACCGGCGTCTGCTTCACGAGGGAGCCGAATACCGGCGATAATATTTTCTACGGCGACCTCCTGATGAACGCGCAGGGCGAGGACGTGGTAGCCGGCATAAGGACGCCGCTACACCTATCCGATCTCCAGAAGCGCATGCCCAAGGTCTACAAGGAGCTCCTTGAAGTCAGGAAAAAGCTCGAACGGCACTATAAAGACATGCAGGACATAGAGTTCACCATAGAGACAGGGAAACTCTACATCCTCCAGACAAGGGCCGGGAAACGCTCCCCCATGGCGGCCTTCCGGATAGCCGTGGACATGGTGAAGGAGAAGCTCATAACCAAGAAGGACGCGATACTCAGGATATCCGACAAGGATATCGAGGGGCTCTTCTACCCCGTAATAGACCCCAAGATACCAATAGAGACCCTCCAGCAGAACCTCTTCGCCACAGGCATAGCCGCCGTGCCCGGAGCGGCCACGGGCTCGATAGTCTTCACCGCCAAGGACGCCGAGGACCGGACCGCCGAGGGCAAGGCCGTTATCCTCGTAAGGAAAGAGACGAGCCCCGAGGACGTGGGCGGAATGCACGCGGCAAAGGGCATACTCACCGCCACCGGCGGCAAGACCTCCCACGCGGCGGTCGTCGCAAGGGGATGGGGCAAGTGCTGCATAGTCGGATGCGAGGACCTGAACATAGACTACAACGCCAAGACCGTCACCGTCGGGAGGACCGTCCTCAAGGAGGGTGACCACATTACCATAAACGGCTCGACCGGCGAGGTCTTCAAGGCCTCCATGAACCTCATAAAGCCGGAGCTGCCGGAGGCCTACCACACGCTCATGCGGTGGGCTGACGAGACCCGGAGCCTCAAGGTCCGCACGAACGTCGATACTCCCTATGACGCCGAGAACGCGATAAGGCTCGGGGCCGAGGGCATAGGCCTTTGCAGGACCGAGCACATGTTCTTCGACACCGAAGAGCGGAGGCTCGCCATCCAGCGGATGATAATCTCGGAAGACCAGAAGACCAGGAAGAAGTCCCTCTACGAGCTCCTGCCTTTCCAGAGAAAGGACTTCGTGGGCATATTCAGGGCCATGGACGGAAAACCCGTTACAATAAGGCTTATAGACCCGCCGCTCCATGAGTTCGTTCCCCATACCGAGAGCGAGCAGAAGCAGCTCGCGAACAAGCTCAAGGTGCCCTTCCATCAGGTAAAGCGCCGGATAGAGCGCCTGCATGAGGCGAACCCCATGCTCGGGCACAGGGGCTCCAGGCTCCTCATCACCTACAGGGAGATCCTCGACATGCAGGTCCGCGCCATAATAGAGGCCGCCTGCGACTGCAAGAGGAAGAGGATAAAGGTATTCCCCGAGATAATGCTCCCACTCATAATAGACGCCAAGGAACTTCAGATACTCGCGGCAAGGGCCAGGGAAATAGCATCCGATGTAATGCGGGAGCAGGAGATAACGGTAGAGTTCCTGATCGGCACCATGATAGAGGTGCCGAGGGCCGCGCTCCTGGCCGACCAGATAGCGGAGCAAGCGGACTTCTTCTCATTCGGCACGAACGACCTCACGCAGATGACCCTCGGCATGTCCAGAGACGACGCGGGCAGGTTCCTGCCGGACTACATAGACGAGAAGAAGACCGGGATACTGAAGGGCGACCCCTTCCAGTCCATTGACCAGGACGGGGTCGGGTTTCTCATAAAGCTCGCGATAATGAAGGGCAGGGCGAAAAAGGAGAAGCTCAAGATAGGCATCTGCGGCGAGCACGGCGGCGACCCGGATTCCGTCAGGTTCTGCCATCTGAACTATTTCGATTACGTCTCGTGCTCTCCTTTCAGGGTCCCCATAGCGAGACTCGCGGCCGCGCAAGCCGAGATACGGCATCCCATGCCAGCCAAGGGCAAGCGCCAGGTCACGATGAAGATAGTAGGATAA
- a CDS encoding HEAT repeat domain-containing protein has protein sequence MSFILLYLAIWTVVVLIAASLVVVLARRMYMTRKYRRLDSERERFAPLLTHLSAGRHVEDTEPYSHKPGSPAWTAVEEVLFRVLNSETGRDEAARLFESLGYARHYIRKLKNGNRWERALAAEKLGEIRYTAAVPHLLEAMGSRRRDLKLMAVNALGAIRDEGAIPHLITMLKHTLAREEEVSVRVLKSAIISFGPAVLRELLLELKNPDWRVRAAMLDIIGEIGDRGAAPELTRMLSDPEHEVRAKAAKGLGKLRHRDAVPELIRGLNDEDWVTRLHSARALGLIGDGSALMPLKDSVCDRNWQVRAAASESLLRLGKKGYVELLNIFLDIPDKYAKDQALDDLCRAGVYKNLVSMLEGRPRPLDPEQGAEDRNEIREDCLLEMAGILSTLSQWRLENELYALSGGASGVRDEGVEKARDMILALRGRPAGEAGALSR, from the coding sequence TTGTCGTTCATACTTCTATATCTTGCCATCTGGACCGTAGTCGTACTTATCGCCGCATCCCTTGTCGTCGTGCTTGCGCGAAGGATGTACATGACGCGCAAGTACAGGCGCCTGGATAGCGAAAGGGAGAGGTTTGCGCCGCTCCTTACGCACTTGAGCGCGGGCAGGCACGTTGAGGATACGGAGCCCTATTCGCATAAGCCAGGCTCTCCTGCATGGACGGCCGTCGAGGAGGTCCTTTTCAGGGTCCTGAATTCCGAAACTGGCAGGGACGAGGCCGCAAGGCTTTTCGAGTCTCTTGGATATGCGCGCCATTACATACGAAAACTCAAGAACGGGAACAGGTGGGAGCGGGCGCTCGCTGCCGAGAAGCTAGGTGAGATAAGATATACGGCCGCGGTCCCGCACCTGCTGGAGGCCATGGGCAGCAGGAGAAGGGACCTGAAGCTCATGGCGGTCAACGCTCTCGGCGCGATAAGGGACGAGGGCGCGATACCCCACCTGATTACGATGCTCAAGCACACCCTTGCCCGCGAGGAGGAGGTCTCGGTACGAGTCCTTAAATCCGCCATCATCTCCTTCGGCCCGGCGGTCCTCCGAGAACTTCTTCTGGAACTGAAGAACCCGGATTGGCGCGTGCGCGCGGCCATGCTCGACATCATCGGGGAGATCGGGGACAGGGGCGCGGCCCCCGAGCTTACGCGCATGCTCTCCGATCCGGAGCACGAGGTAAGGGCCAAGGCGGCAAAGGGCCTTGGGAAGCTCCGGCACAGGGATGCCGTTCCGGAACTCATCCGGGGGCTGAACGACGAGGACTGGGTAACTCGCCTCCATAGCGCCAGGGCGCTCGGTCTTATCGGGGACGGGTCTGCGCTCATGCCCCTCAAGGACTCGGTCTGCGACAGGAACTGGCAGGTCAGGGCAGCGGCCTCCGAGTCCCTCCTCCGGCTCGGGAAAAAGGGCTATGTCGAGCTCCTCAATATCTTCCTCGACATTCCGGACAAGTACGCAAAGGACCAGGCCCTCGACGACCTCTGCAGGGCCGGCGTGTACAAAAACCTGGTCTCAATGCTCGAAGGCAGGCCCCGCCCCCTGGACCCGGAGCAGGGGGCGGAAGACAGGAACGAGATCAGGGAAGACTGCCTCCTCGAAATGGCGGGAATACTTTCGACCCTGAGCCAGTGGAGGCTCGAAAATGAGCTCTACGCACTTTCAGGAGGCGCCTCAGGCGTAAGGGACGAAGGCGTCGAAAAGGCCCGTGACATGATCCTGGCGCTCCGGGGCCGCCCGGCCGGAGAGGCCGGAGCCTTGAGCCGATAG
- a CDS encoding glycosyltransferase has translation MEIGLTLISWFNYFVLAYYFAANGVYLLLLVLASGMVLTHLSRLEYGRYQKSIHHSVAPPASVIMAAHNEEANIVESVRSLLNLEYPGYEVIVVNDGSKDSTLESLIKGFGLSRNNVIYRQTLPTSRVKGFYLNPAFPKLIVVDKEHGGKADSLNVGINVSRAPYFCSVDADSVLEESAITRLMRPIIEEPELVRATGGIVRIANGSEVAAGRVAQVKLPTDSLSRFQIVEYIRSFLFGRAGLSQLNSLLIISGTFSMFHKKTVLAVGGYLRETVAEDMELVVRLHKYLREQGERYRINFVPDPICWTEAPKDLRTLRKQRRRWHVGLAETLYIYRGMLFNPRYGRIGLFALPYQLGVELLGPVIEVAGYFVVTVSFLAGFVNEGFFALFLLMAVLVGIFFSIAALFLEELSYRRYQRSRDVLTLLLYGVIENFGYRQLLAFWRTGAVLSFLFKKESKWDYVRKTGFNAPQERLDNKAQNP, from the coding sequence ATGGAAATTGGACTGACGCTCATATCCTGGTTCAATTATTTCGTCCTGGCGTACTATTTCGCCGCGAACGGGGTCTATCTCCTCCTCCTCGTGCTCGCGTCCGGCATGGTCCTTACTCATCTTTCCCGGCTCGAGTACGGCAGGTACCAGAAATCCATACACCATTCGGTTGCGCCCCCCGCAAGCGTCATAATGGCCGCCCATAACGAGGAGGCCAATATCGTCGAGTCTGTAAGATCGCTTCTGAATCTCGAATACCCGGGCTACGAGGTCATAGTAGTAAACGACGGCTCAAAGGATTCGACCCTCGAAAGCCTCATAAAGGGCTTCGGACTTTCAAGGAACAACGTCATATACCGCCAGACCCTCCCTACGAGCAGGGTGAAGGGATTCTACCTCAATCCCGCCTTTCCGAAGCTCATAGTGGTCGATAAGGAGCACGGGGGCAAAGCCGACTCCCTGAACGTGGGCATAAACGTATCGAGGGCGCCTTACTTCTGCTCGGTCGACGCCGACTCCGTGCTCGAGGAGAGCGCCATTACGAGGCTAATGCGCCCCATCATAGAGGAACCGGAGCTGGTGAGGGCGACGGGCGGCATCGTAAGGATAGCGAACGGCTCCGAGGTCGCGGCAGGCAGGGTCGCTCAAGTCAAGCTCCCAACGGACTCTCTTTCGAGATTCCAGATTGTCGAGTACATCCGGAGCTTCCTCTTCGGGCGGGCGGGCTTGAGCCAGCTTAATTCTCTCCTCATAATATCCGGCACCTTTTCCATGTTCCACAAGAAGACGGTCCTGGCGGTCGGCGGCTACCTCAGGGAGACCGTGGCGGAGGACATGGAACTGGTTGTGCGGCTCCATAAATACCTGAGGGAGCAGGGCGAAAGGTACAGGATCAACTTCGTTCCCGATCCCATATGCTGGACCGAGGCGCCCAAGGACCTCCGGACCCTGAGGAAGCAGAGGAGGAGGTGGCACGTCGGGCTTGCCGAGACCCTTTACATCTATCGCGGCATGCTCTTTAACCCGCGGTACGGACGCATAGGGCTCTTCGCCCTCCCCTATCAGCTCGGCGTCGAGCTCCTGGGACCGGTCATCGAGGTCGCGGGCTACTTCGTGGTCACGGTCTCTTTCCTTGCCGGATTCGTGAACGAGGGCTTCTTCGCGCTCTTTCTTCTCATGGCCGTGCTCGTGGGGATATTCTTCTCTATTGCGGCGCTCTTCCTCGAGGAGCTTTCATACAGGAGGTACCAGCGGTCGCGTGACGTGCTTACGCTCCTCCTTTACGGCGTGATAGAGAACTTCGGGTACAGGCAGCTCCTCGCGTTCTGGAGGACCGGGGCCGTGCTATCGTTCCTCTTCAAAAAAGAGAGTAAGTGGGATTATGTGAGGAAGACGGGGTTCAACGCCCCGCAGGAAAGGCTCGACAATAAGGCACAAAATCCATGA
- a CDS encoding roadblock/LC7 domain-containing protein — translation MAFDSILEDLSMSAGANGAILIDWDGEIVASWAASRDVNIDLIGAHHEIILDIVKEAASRHDRQDVKHLAITTDKAKLAISTVKEGYCLVVALGSDRPMGKALFESKRAVERIEEEMG, via the coding sequence ATGGCATTTGACAGCATACTCGAAGACCTCTCAATGAGCGCCGGAGCCAACGGCGCGATCCTCATAGACTGGGACGGAGAGATTGTCGCATCCTGGGCGGCTTCCAGGGACGTCAATATAGACCTCATCGGCGCCCATCATGAGATTATCCTAGACATAGTCAAGGAGGCCGCCTCCCGCCACGACCGGCAGGATGTGAAGCACCTGGCTATAACGACGGACAAGGCCAAGCTCGCCATATCGACCGTGAAGGAAGGCTACTGCCTTGTGGTCGCGCTCGGCAGCGACCGGCCAATGGGAAAGGCCCTCTTCGAATCGAAGAGGGCAGTAGAGAGGATAGAAGAGGAGATGGGCTGA